GAGCTGTTGGTCCTTCTTTAAATACGCTACTGAACTGAAACTCTTCTCACAGTCGGGGCAATCGTATATCTTTCTTTCCCCCTGGTGATTTCGGACATGGAGTTTGAATTTCCTGGAAGAGCTTAGTGTTTTCACGCAATATGAGCATTTGTACTCTTCAGCACCAGAGTAGAGGTGTTTCTTGAAAGTGTAATTTCTAGTGAAGATCTTGCGACACTCACCACAGTGAAATGGTCCCTCGTGGTGAGTGATGTGATTTTGGATTACTAGGAGTTTTAACACCCATCCTACAGTGACCAAAGCTGTAATCTCTGGTTAGTATGAATTTTCTCATGACATTTGGGGCTTTCAAACCTGCTGAAGGTCTTTCTACACTGCACACAAGAGAAGGGTCTGTCCTCTGAGTGGGTTTTCTGATGGCCTTTCAGAGTGGTCGAGTGTTGGAAATTCTTCTCGCATATGGAACACTTGTATTTCTCCTCGGTGTGGATACGGAGGTGTTTCGACAGATCGCCAGAGCAGCttaacctcttctcacactggacACAAGGGTAAGGTTGCTCACCTATGTCAGCTCTGTGATGGTATTTCAAAATATTGAGGCAGCTGAACATCTTCTCGCATAGGGTACATTTGTGTGGCTTCTCTCAGTGGCAAGTTCTCGTGTGTGATGTTAGATGCGACAGAAAGTTCTCTCTCATTTACAGCACTGAAACGGTCTGTCTTCAATGTATATCGTTTAATGTGCAACAAGCTCATATTTTCTTGTGAAGTCCTTGCCACACTTTGAACGAACAGGGAAATGGTCTTTGTCCAGCATGTAGACTTCCTCTAATCACCTAACTCCAGGAGCAAAGCTGAGTGATGTCAGGTACTTCACAATGCCTTTGGTGAGAGGTTTGCAGAGCTTGGGCCGGTTTCTGTGACACACTGTCAACATGGGCTGGAGCACTGTACTAGCCACAGCATCGGTCACACACACTGACGGAGAGATAGGTCATGTAATGCCACTGTGACAAAATGTCTCCAATAGTATGTACTATGAATATCTACTATGAAGATGTACTATGAAGTGCAATGTGGAGCTTAGTTCAATATATTGTTGCTTGATGACAGAATCCTTGCCATTGTTCATCAATGAGGTAGACAGGGTTTTCAGTTCCCACCAAAATGACATATGTCAGCTGAGTGGTGACATTCCTGTCCTTTACACCTGAAACAAAATACACAGACAAGATAAGttagtgtgtatgagtgtgtttggataattttctgtgtgtgtgtacctgggtggGCTGGACCGAGGGAGCCTGCCAGTACATGTATGAGCGTGTGAGCTACATGGGAGCCATGTGTATTTCTGATGAACTCTGCACAGTGCTCCCTCACCACGCGACACAGTGACAGAACCTGGGCCTCCAGTATCCCCTAATcctccccttctgtctctgtatctccttCTGTGGTGGCTGACTTCTCCTCCGATGAGCTCTTTTCTAAGAGAAATAAACAAGTAAGATTCATTATATGTGTTATGACCTTAACGAAGTTACCTAACACAAGACATTTCAGGGCCTAGACGTTGTTTTTAGATTGGTAACCATCAGATTCACCTCTCCATCTGGGCATCTGTCTGAGGGCCCTCTCCACGACGTGACCCCCACATTTTTCACATGACATTGTCTTGAACTCCAACCCGGATTCTCCGCCGAGCTCGGCCAGCACCTCCCCCACCAGGCCAGGGCTAGTCAATGGGAGCAGCTGCTGGCGGATGACACTTCCAGTCACATCCATGGCAACCATGGCGGCCTGCCCTTTGATCTCCGTCAGCACTCCGTCCACCAGGCCAGGGCTAGTCAATGGGAGCAGCTGCTGGCGGATGACACTTCCAGTCACATCCATGGCAACCAGGGCGGCCTGCCCTTTGATCTCCGTCAGCACTCCGTCCACTAGGCCAGGGCTAGTCAATGGGAGCAGCTGCTGGCGGATGACACTTCCAGTCACATCCATGGCAACCAGGGCGGCCTGCCCTTTGATCTCCGTCAGCACTCCGTCCACCAGGCCAGGGCTAGTCAATGGGAGCAGCTGCTGGCGGATGACACAGTCACATCCATCCAGTCACATCCATGGTCCACCAGGCCAGGGGTCAATGGGAGCCTGCTGGCGGATGACACTTCCAGTGATCCTCCGCCTCTTTGAGCACTCCGTCCACCAGGCCAGGGCTAGTCAATGGGAGCAGCTGCTGGCGGATGACACTTCCAGTCACATCCATGGCAACCAGGGTGGCCTGCCCTTTGATCTCCGTCAGCACTCCGTCCACCAGGCCAGGGCTAGTCAATGGGAGCAGCTGCTGGCGGATGACACTTCCAGTCACATCCATGGCAACCAGGGTGGCCTGCCCTTTGATCTCCGTCAGCACTCCGTCCACCAGGCCAGGGCTAGTCAATGGGAGCAGCTGCTGGCGGATGACACTTCCAGTCACATCCATGGCAACCAGGGCGGCCTGCCCTTTGATCTCCGTCAGCACGTTCTCCACAAAGAGAACTACAAGGAAAGGAGGAAGAAATTAAGATATGAAGCCATGTTGTATAGACCACAGAAatgtacatttacacacacacacaatttctaACCCAATTTCCTCCCCCTGCCCAAGGTCATtcatctcacctctctcatcctctgaagccttcactgagtctctctcccactctgaaGTAGCCCAGAGTGGGAGAGGCATCCAGACGCTTCCTGGCACCTCCTTCTTCCACTCCTCCTATTCCACCCActgctctctttctcgctccatCTTCATTCACCAGCTTCTCCTATCCTTCTCTCGTCATCCCTTCTTCTTCcttctgctcctcctcttccGCCCCATCTCTTTagctcctcctccttcatctctccctagGAAGCTACGAGTTAACTGACAAGTGAACCATCTCATTTTGACCAATTTCGTTTAAGGAGCGGTCAACAAATGAAGAATATGTATGATCTGAATCTGCTTCTGgtgaagctagctaacgttatagtAGCTAACAAGAAACCATGGTCGTGGAAGCCAGTACAACCCCTCTCTACCTATTCAAATCGCCTACATGGTTGATCTTTATTAATATCTTAGAAGTTTACCATATGAGTCAAATTAGTAACAATACAGATTACAATATAAATGTTACAAAATACAGTCAGCAAAGCTAGCTAATAGTATAACTCACATGTGAAGCGATGGCAACAAAATATTTATAACCAACCCAAGATAGTTCATCTGTGTCGTTTACAGTGGGAGCAAATGAAACATAGTggacagaacaagcaaggaggtgggcaaagccaagcatgagctagcgagatcctattggtgcGTTGTAGcgtgtatttgcatatttccagtATGCAACGCCTCCTCTGAAGGTCGCGTGtgaccaaattcaatgtttctaAACAAAgcaatttttaaaaactttaaaaCTTTGTCTATAAAGTCTATAAAGCCTTTGTCTATAAAGTCTATAAAACTTTGTGAACTGTGTCCATAACAGATTGTAGTTTTGGGAACGTAAACATTTATTGAGATCATATGTTTCGTCGATAAGAAAATTTGCAGAAAATCGGCCCTAGTTCCACACTCTTCCACTACCCCCGACTACcgctcactaccatatttggtggtgagaAAACGTTAAACGCATGCTTCAGCATTGTAGCTCCTGTGACTTGTCTGGCAATGGGGCGTTTTTGGGGCGTGATGATGACGTCAATATGCAAAAGTCTTGTTTTTTTAAGTAAACTGTCAGGAGGCTCTTGGCTTTGTGCCATTGTTTTATCCCCAGGGTAATTTAGTGAATCATGAATAGTGGTTGCTGGTTGGcaaatacagtatgtgtgttttatGAATGGGTTGATaaaaagaaaaaataataatcGTCATCACATTGTCTCGCATCCCTTgactcacacacaaatacaaacacatttCATCACATTAATGTAAGACTCACAGTGTGGACAGCACCCGTATGATGTCACCAGGGTAGTAGCTAGAACTCTTGATTGCAAAATCCCTCCGCTCCCCTGACGTAAACCCTTAGACACAGCAAAGACATGACACAATAAAGCACGATAAAACATGCACATAGATCAtcggttttactaatttatttaATAATTACCTCACTCCCTTCCTGACCTTAATAATGTTGCTGAGTTCTCTTcatctatatctatctctctctctctctctctgtgtaatctACAACATATGAAACATTTCCCTAATTTAAATGTCCAAAATTTGTTTACCTTAATCTACAATATATTTATATTCCATACATTTCCAATGTGGCCCTCTCCTCTTGGTTGTCTGTCAAAATGATCCCCAAAGCCATCACCTGTTGAATGTTCTTCATTGTGTTGGTTTGCCTTCTTAAAACCCAGCCCAACAAAACATAAGTCACTTTATTAAACAATTCATTGTTTGCCTATTTCCGTTTAATGAATTTCAGGGCTCCAAAGATACAAAGTCAAATCAAAATCCAAAAAATTTGATTTGGTAACAACAAGTGTGTATATATGCTTTAAATAACCAAGTGCAGTTTTGAGGttcatatttactaaataaactaaagtaaaacatgaAAAAATATACTAAAaaggtaacacaataaaataacaatcatgaggctatatacaggggttaccggtaccgagtcaatgtgcaggggtacaggttagtcgaggtaaataCCCATGCTCTTCAATATGCTCTATTCAAATAGTTCAGCTCTTTAAAGACTGTAATGGGCTATGGCCAATGTTTTAcagtacagtggcttgcaaaagtattcaccccacttggcatatttcctattttgttgccttacaacctggaattaaaattgatttttggggggttatatcatttgatttacaccacatgcctaccactttgaagatgcaaaatatattttattgtaaaacaaacaagaaataagacataaAAACAGaacacttgagcgtgcataactatacCACGCAGTcctcataccactcaggaaggagtctcctagagatgaacgtactttggtgcgaaaagtgccaatcaatctcagaacaacagcaaa
This DNA window, taken from Oncorhynchus tshawytscha isolate Ot180627B linkage group LG10, Otsh_v2.0, whole genome shotgun sequence, encodes the following:
- the LOC112247435 gene encoding nucleolar protein 9-like codes for the protein MDVTGSVIRQQLLPLTSPGLVDGVLTEIKGQAALVAMDVTGSVIRQQLLPLTSPGLVDGVLTEIKGQAAMVAMDVTGSVIRQQLLPLTSPGLVGEVLAELGGESGLEFKTMSCEKCGGHVVERALRQMPRWREKSSSEEKSATTEGDTETEGED